From the Paenibacillus tianjinensis genome, the window ACCGTAACATTTATAGGGCGAAATTTTCGGGTGCTCAATTGGGTGCCCTTGATAAATACGTATGTTCTCACAAGGGTTTATTGTTGAAAAAATAACCTATAAATCCTGTTTTTTTGATACCCATAAAATACTGACCACGGAAACAACGCCAATAACCGCCATACTAGAATATGAAACACTCATGGGAAATGCAAAATCAATATTGATGGATGTAACCTGGCTAACCCTCAGAATAGTAACGATGGGTAAGATAGAGGATAGCACAGATGACCAGACTCCAACAAAGGATAACACTGCGTACATAATCGTTGCACAAATAGCAATAAGATAACTTTTACGGCAAATTACCGCGACTGATAGGACTGGTAAAAGGCTAAAGAACATAAGTAAGCCAGACTTCAAATAGGTTATCAACCCATCCCAAAATGAAGCCGTTTCAAAAGGTATTCCAATAAACAAGCCAAGAAAGTTGAGCAAGTAGGATAGAGAGGCCATCGCTAAAATAATCAGAAGTAGTGCAGCTAATTTTGCTATGGCTAATCGTACACGGCCAACAGGGATTATAAACAGATTCCGGTATGTATTCTCTATGGATTCCCTTGTGAAGATATAAGTACCAATAAGTCCAAATATGCAGGGCCACAACAGCAATATTGCCAACCATAAATTTTGAGCGGCATAGGAGCTCCATGTGGTTTGAGCAGATGCCTCTAGATTTACAACAAAACCGATTAACGGAAGAATACAACAACCAGCAAGGCAAACCCAGATTATACTGGAGCCTTTGATTTTCATAAACTCAGCTCGAATGAATCTAAGCAATATTAGTTCACCCCCCTGTTATTTTCATAAAGTATTCTTCCAAATTCCCTTTGTTCATACTGATTTCGCTAACACCAATATGGGCATCATGAAAGTACCTGTTTACGTCCTCCATGTTTCTTTCTATTTCATAAATTTTTAGAATATAGTCGCTTTCAACATCGAAATCGGTAATCCCTAACTGCTTCTCTAGAATGGGTACGGCTAAGGCTGTACTGGATACTACCATTTTTATAAAATGGCGATTACGCAGCCTTATTTCATTCATGGGGACTTCTTCAATTAGGCATCCTTGATGAATAATTCCTATGGTATCGGCAAGCTGTTCCACCTCACTTAGAATATGACTAGAAATGAGTATGGACGTTCCTGCTTCTTTGCTTAGACTGAGAATGAGTGAACGCATTT encodes:
- a CDS encoding ABC transporter permease, whose amino-acid sequence is MLRFIRAEFMKIKGSSIIWVCLAGCCILPLIGFVVNLEASAQTTWSSYAAQNLWLAILLLWPCIFGLIGTYIFTRESIENTYRNLFIIPVGRVRLAIAKLAALLLIILAMASLSYLLNFLGLFIGIPFETASFWDGLITYLKSGLLMFFSLLPVLSVAVICRKSYLIAICATIMYAVLSFVGVWSSVLSSILPIVTILRVSQVTSINIDFAFPMSVSYSSMAVIGVVSVVSILWVSKKQDL